In Raphanus sativus cultivar WK10039 unplaced genomic scaffold, ASM80110v3 Scaffold1509, whole genome shotgun sequence, the DNA window tggaaaaccttccagacgacttacaaataagtcgtctggtaacttgtctttgtatagatttgtaaatatataagtcgtctggaaggttctaacttgtattattttatatgcagcatatagatgcttggatgaatgtgctgaggcagaggtataaggagaacccacaatgtttccggagcgagcgaatgtgcttcctggatcacaactttacccagtcttggagagaacagtatctgttcttcaaagcatcgtcgtctgatcacaatggtttaggaaaaatgctacctagtggggcggcgagtttgtatgacggatcaatgccttcattttgccaatcaaacaagaagtggggggaggacattgatgatatctatgcgccactgaacttggacaacaaacattgggtggctatttggatatcgatccctaagaggcacatagtcgtctgggacagcataccttcaactaccataccagaaagatgggatgagataatggagccttttctcgagatggtcccttatctgattgtggagtgcggagaccagatgcatgggttggagcgatacacatatgagagactgctgaaagatgtacccacggccacaatggtgattgtggcgtgtacgctgcaaagtacattgaatgtcatgctcttggggtcccctttagccctaaagactttgctaggtccaatgcgaagactatgagggataatatggctttggttatatggacggagcttgttgatcagcatctgaaagataatgaggatggtggtatgtttgtgggcatgtatgattagatacacaaatctaacttgtatagatttttttaacttgtatagattttttaacttgtatagatacacaaatcaatttgtatatttgaactatttgtatacacaaatctatttgtatattgaactatttgtttacacaaatctatttgtatgtttgtgagcatgatgatttatttgattttctaacttgtatagattttctaacttacaaataagtcgtctggaaggttttccagctggacgacttacaaataagtcgtctggaaggttttccagctggacgacttacaaataagtcgtctggaaggttttccagctggacgacttacaaataagtcgtctggaaggtttggacgacttacaaataaggtagtctaaaaataaaatacactggacgacttcgtaaaaggtcgtctaaaaaaagttacacttgaagggatagtagaaggtagtctaaacactggacgacttaaatacactggacgacttcgtaaaaggtcgtctaaaaaaaatacacttgaagggatagtagaaggtagtctaaacactggacgacttaaatacactgg includes these proteins:
- the LOC130504342 gene encoding uncharacterized protein LOC130504342, whose translation is MNVLRQRYKENPQCFRSERMCFLDHNFTQSWREQYLFFKASSSDHNGLGKMLPSGAASLYDGSMPSFCQSNKKWGEDIDDIYAPLNLDNKHWVAIWISIPKRHIVVWDSIPSTTIPERWDEIMEPFLEMVPYLIVECGDQMHGLERYTYERLLKDVPTATMVIVACTLQSTLNVMLLGSPLALKTLLGPMRRL